Genomic DNA from Budorcas taxicolor isolate Tak-1 chromosome 5, Takin1.1, whole genome shotgun sequence:
ctccacccctcctcctccactCCGGGCAGGTGTGCAAAGCACAGCCAGACCAgccgcctccctgcctcccacgcCGCCCACAAGGCTGGCTGCTCACACGTTCCTCAAAGCCACACCACCCCCAGGAGCTCAGGCTTCTGAAGCAGGAGAGCCCATCCTATCCTCCCTTTCTGTTTTACAGAAGGAGAAATGGAAGGGAATCTGCTAGGGAAGGGCAGATCCTGGATTCCTGGGCTTAAGAGAAGGCCCACCTGCTCCAGCCCACCTGGTCTAGAGGCTGGGGTGTCCCAGCTGGCCCCACCTTGGGGTAGGGGAAGAGAGGTGTCCACAGGGGATTCTCATCCCTGACTCCCTTCTCTGCGAGGACCCTCTCTGGGCCacgtcccttctccaggagcccCCAGACCATAGTACTCCCTGGCTGGGCTGGCCCACCCACTTTTTCCACCCCAGATCCTTTTAATCTGGATTCCTGGGAACCCGGAGGAGCCATGGGGGCACCTGCCTGGGGCTGTGAGAGGGAGGCAGGACCCCACCCCAAAACAGACCTCAGGCCTCCTTGGCTTTACTGATTCAGCATCTGTTTAAGATTTCAGAAACACGGGACCACGGCTCAGACCTCATCTGACCCTGGAGAAGTGCGGAAGCTGAGGGCTTGTTAGAATTTAGTCTAAGATGAATCATTAGCAGCAAAGGGTTCCTattcagtctctctctctgattctctctctctcttacacacgtacacacacacaggctgctgGCCAGAATCACAAGCACGCCCACACCCACACTCAAGAAAAgcgttttctatttttgtgtgttgttttttcattttcattttttttttttcttaaaaagaacttATCCAAATATCTGGATAATAAATCATTTGCGTTTCCTAAGAAACTGGGTTTTCCTTTCCCTTgtggttttggtgtttttcttttttttttttgagccttaCTAGTGGTTggaagctttctttctttcctcttccttttcacgTATGGACAGGAGAAAGCAGTTTCTCTGAATTGTACTTGACTCTTCAAAGAGGAAAACGGTGTGaacggagagggaggagggagaatcaATAACCGAGGAAGAGAATAAAGAACACAGCTAAAACAGGTGCCCCGAGAGTTCCCGGGTCTGAGGGTGGGAGGGCCACCTCCTTGTTCCCCTAGCTGCCTCCAGAGGGCctggcccctccctcttcctgcaCAGAGGTCTGAGGTCAGGAGAGACAGCATGGGGTGGAGAAGGACCGCTGAGTCCTCCCAACAACGAAGTCCATGGATCTCCTAAGGCTGGTTGTGGTCTGTGGGTGGGGcaaggtgggggaggaggaggaggggcgaTTCTGGCTGTGAGCTTGGGGGCAGAGGAGGCCCAGCTGCCCCCCAGGAGGCTGCCCTGGGCCTGCCTGTGCCCGCCTCCCGCTGGTGCCTCCCAGCCCGCAGGTGCAGGCCAGCTCAGCACTCCCCATCGGTGGCCATAGCCACCAGCATCTCGCTCTTGCCCATCTCCTCCAAGGCACTCGCCAGGCtgttgaggtccccgtcgtcctGCTGCAGAGCTTCCCAGAGGTCCAGGATCACACCCGTGGGGCTTGCTTTGGTGGCAAAGTAGTTCAGGTACCtgatggagggaaggagaaggaccCTGGGCTCCCCAGATGCTCAGCCCCTCCCAGGGGCCCCTCAACCCGCGGCCCCTGGGAGGACCTCCCCAGAGCACCGGGACTGTGGGCTCTGGACCCCCACAGTCCTGGGTCTGAGTCCCAGACCCTCTGCTTGCAGGCTGTATGGCCCCAGGCCATACACTGCTCCTCTTTGAGCCCCACTGAGGATGACTATTGCCATTATATTTGTCCAGCATTTTAAGCTCTCCAGAAGAGTTCTGACACCTCGATGGATTCTGCCACCCGCAAGCATTTCCAGAACACCTGATGTTCTGGgcacagggctgctgctgctgatcaTACCTGGCTGGTATCCTGGCTTGACCTCATTCTCACGGGCTGGCACTCTGAGCATGATGCTCTTCAAGGAACCACTATCAGGCTGCTTACCCCATGCGGACACCGGGAGAGGGGCAGCTGTGGTCCCAGCCCGGCAGACCATCTTCACACTCACCGGTCCATGGAGAGCTTCTGTGCCAACAGCCGCCAGTCGTTGCCACGTGAGTTGGGGGCATCCAGGCTGTTGCATATCTTCTGGCGGATGGACAGGGGGATCTTGAAGGCGTAGGGTCCCAGTTGGGTGGTGACCACACTGCTGGGAGCGGAGCAGAGGGCGTCTAGGGAGCCAGCGGGCGTCTGGAAGGACAGGAAGCAAgggtgagatggggagagggCTCCCTGTGTGCAGTGCCACGGGGCATCTGTCCCTCCAGCCTGCCTGCCCAGGGACTGAGCTCGGGGAGTCTCCGGCACCTCTCTGTGCTCTGGGTGGGCTCAGCTGCTCAAAGGCCTCATCCCCTGGAAGGTGAGCTCTCCAGGACTGGGGCGGCACAcccttccccagcctcagggCACATGCTAACGGCGGGCCAGTGCTGATGCTGTCTCGTGATTACAAAGCCACGAGGGCCTCAGCCACAGTCTCATCCACGTGGACCCACTTTTACACAAGCAAAAATGAAGTCTAGACAGGGGAAGTGACTATGGTCACATGGTGAGTCAGTGACAGGGCTGGGTCTAGACGGCTTCCAGCACTCTCTCCACTGCACGGCAGGGAGTGCCCAGCACTGTCCCCCGGGGTGCCTCAGGTTTTATAAGCCTCAGTCTGGGTTATAGTGCTGGAGAACTGCAATCTGGGTTATCATGGAGATAGAAGAGCCACGATCCCTGCCCGCCATTAAATCTTTTCTCATCTCCCAGGTGGGAATCCTTGTATCTGTCTCCCTGGTGGTTGTGAAGATGTGAGATTTGGTGCAGGTCAGGCCCAGGCTTGCACTCAGTAAGTCACAGCTGTTGGCCAAGAGTGAGCACGTCCCAGCTCAGACATGGGGGGTGAGGGCACAGTTCTGTGGGAGGTGGCCCTTCCCCCAGATGAGGGGGAGCCTCGGGTCTGCGCCCTGTAGCGCCCATCCCCACGGGGTGTCCACACTCTGGCCCTCACCTCTGCCAGCGTGGTATGAAGCTGGAATATCTGGCCCTCCCCCTCCACCTGCCGCACGCAGATCTTGCAGGTGAGCTCCGTGGAGGCCAGGCTGTGCCTCTCCAGCGTGAAGGTGCAGTGCAGGGCCTTCTGGCTGCCACTCCAAATGTGATAGAAGGGGATCTcctgggggaggcaggcagggttaAGGAGGTGAGGCCAGctggccctgccctcagggaacgGAGGcatgggcaggggaggggaccAGCCTCAGGGAAGGCTAGGACCTTCCCATCCAGgtaggcagaggaagaagagctAAGCAAGGGCCCTCCAACTGAGAAAGAGAGTATACGGGCAAGAAGGCACGAGTCTGAATatatgactctgtgtgtgtgtgtgtacttatgtgtgtgtgagactgtggGACTGGGAAGCCTTGTGGACTCAATAGCTTCACACAGATGGGCATGGGCAGAGGGGTGTGACCATCAGAGATTAGTCTGGACAATCTGGCAGGCATGAATGCTCTTAGAGATGGTAAGACCTCTTTACAGATGATGCATACAGACAGTGTGCGTGGGAGTGTATGACTGGGGTACtgggggagaaagagggagacacAAGGGTGGGTGTGGGGACCAGGGCTGCAGGTCAGAGAGGGTAGGTGGGAGGAGGGATTGGTCTTCTCtgggcagcccctccccagctccacccctctccctccttaGGCCCAGCCCTCACCTGGTACTTGGCCAGCAGCTTGCTCCTCCAGTGGGCATGGGGGATGTCGTGGAGGGAGAGGCGCAGGTTATGGTAACTATCCTTAAACAGCAAGGGTTTTGGCTCCTCCACTAGGTAGCCACCCAGCGTCCGTTCCAGCTCCAGAACCTCCTGTGGGCCAGGGAGCGATGAGAAAGAGGAGCCCATCACATTGGGCCAACAGGCTCTTTCTTGCTGCAGGTTTGAGCCTTGGGGACGCATGTGGGCAGAGGGAACCAGGCTGTAACATTGAGGGCAGGGTCCATCCGAGGCACAGGACTGGACATTTGGTAAGTACTCAAAGAAAACTTACTGTGTGGGTGGATGTATGGGTGGATAGACAGAAAAATGGATTAATGAATGGACAGATAGTGGGAcaagaggatggatggatggatttatAGATGACCAAATAGACACATGGATGGCTCAATAGACAGGTTGACAAATAGATGGGTGGATAGATACAGACAGACAAAATGATGTGTAGATGAAAATACAAATGGATGGGTGTGTAAACAGAAGAAGGAAGCAAAGATAAATGGATTGGTGAGTGATGGCTGGATgactggatggatggacagagacTGAATAAACAAAGAATGACATCAAACCAACATGTGGCAACTTCCCTCTTGATCTCCATTCCATTCTCTGACCATAACTGGATGTTAGCCAGTGCCCTAGTACCAAGAGATCCAGGCTGCAAGAACATTTCCCCAGAGCCTCTAACCCATTACGGGCCTCCTGGAATTTCAGGTCAGCCTGGTCTCAGGAGGAGACTCTCTCCCATGAGGCCTTTGCACCTGTGTTGCATCAGTCAGCAACTTGGAGTCTGAGACGAGTCACATGAGGCCAGGAAGCAAAGGAGCTAGAAGAGCCCACAGCCCACGGATGGAAGAAGCCACAGGAGCCCTTCCCTGGAGCCACAGGAGCGGAGGAGGCTTCACAGAGCCGGGAGAcagaaagatgaaaaggaaaagggGTTTAAACAGGGCCAAGGGTCTGTGCTCTCCCACTGTGGCAGGATGAGACTGAGGTCCTGGGAGCCGCTGGGAGGGTGAGCAGAGAATGGACAGGGTCTTAGAGGCTAGGGAGACAGGGAGGTACTAACACCTGAGTTATCAGGTTGCAGGTGCTGAAATCCTCTCTACCTGCCCTGAACCCCTCCTCATCTGCCATGACCCCCTCACTTAGGGGCACTATCCACTGTTCTGCACACACTAGGAGCTTGGCTGTCAGTCCTGACCCTTCCTCACCTCCCCTTACTCTCTCCATTGGTCACTGCTTCTGTCCATTCTACTAACTAAACAGAGTTCAGCCCCCTTGCCTGCCTGTTGTCCAGGGTCCAGCGGAAGGCCTGGCTGCAGCCTCCCAGTCTTTTGTCTATCCTTCCCCACAATGTAGCTTTCAAGACAGCACCTGTGAGTAAGTGTCCACCAGGTTTCTGCCCCGACCCACTGGATGGCTTCCAAATTCCTTGGCATGACCCCAAGGCTGTTGGGAGGCCGAGCCCTGCCATCTCTCGAGCCCCGGCTCTCATACCCCAGCACGCTTTGGCACACAGGACACCACACCTGCCTCTGCTTAAACTCTTCTGTCTCCCGGAAtgcccttctcccttctctgcctGGAGCTCCCACCTGTCCTTGCGAGCTTAGGGCCAAGGTCAGCTCTGAGAAGGCTGTTGGGCAGACCCCCTCCCCAACAACCAAGCCCCGCCAGCCCGTATCCCCAGGCTGATGCTCCCGCAGCCCTGCATCAGTGATGCTCAGGCGTGGCTCCACCTCTAGCCCGCAGCTTGGTGAGGGCTGAACTGTGCCCGACTCATCTCTGTATCACGAGGGTCTGATGCCATTTCAATGTTTGAGGAATGAAGGAATGACTGGATGAGGCTGAGGCTGGCAGAGGATGCCTGGCAGGTGCCATGATCCTGGGGAGGGAGTACTGGAAGGTACCATGCAGTGGGCTGGCTGTGGGCGAGGCACCTGCAGTGTGTGGGCCTGCGCGGGCGTCCATGGTCTGGCCTTACCTTCAGCGCTACAGGCGTGTCCTCCAGGCAGTAGACTCTGAGGCTGTACTCCAGGGAGGTGCAGAGGGCCGGGGCAAAGATGGCCAGCTGGAGCCGCTTGACTGCCGAGCGGGAGTAAGACTCACCCGTGAACACGTAGGTGCCCAGCTGGTCCAGCAGGATGTGGCAGGACCTGGCCTCCAGCTGGCAGTAGCAGGGAGTATTCAGGGTCTCCTCATCCAGGGTCACCACTTCCTGTAGGGTCACAGAGGGTGGGGGTGAAGTGGTCGGGCTGCCTCCAGCcaaggccctggaaggggtccatCCAGGTTGGGCCAGGATGAAAGGGGCTTTCAGATCCCAAGGCCCCCCAGCCTTGCCTCCTCACCTCCCAGTGGCCCTGATGGGCCTGGGTCTTGAGCTGGAAAATCCAATTGCCAGCACTGACTTCTGCACAGTGGGGCACTGTGAGGATGACAGGGCGGCACAGCAGGAGGCCCGTGGGCCCGCAGGTCACTGCGGGGCTCAATACTGTCTGGGTCCCTTCTGAAAGCGGGCTGGGGCGGGGTGGAGGGTGAGAGAGAGGCAGTGAGGAAGCGGGGCTGGGCTCCCCCCTGCCCTGGCTGCTGGGGTGAGAGAAGGCAGTTCTGTATCCCTGGGGCTCCCAGAGTTAAGGAAAAATGGCACAGGCCTTGAAATCGTTTCTAGATTTCTGCTATTACATTGCAACATTCTCATAGCCAAACCTTTGCTCCTATTTTCAAAGATTCTGCACTCTGCAGATGCTGTGGATAGGTACTGCTAAAAAGCCCTCTGGAAAACTGGTACCCATCCACACTCCCACCAACGTGCCATGGGAGGGCTGTGTTCCCACACTCTTGCCAGCATGAAGGTACTATgacatttgaaaatatctttgcaAATTCACAAGCAGGGAAACTTCCAGTGCCTCATAGCTCTTTCTTTCACTATTTCTCCGATTTCAAATTAAGTTGAACATTTTCTCATAACCTCCTGgcccctgtgtgtatgtgtgcatgcatctgTATGTGTGACATTGTGTGTGTGAATCACTCGTTCATACCCTGTGCCCATTTTTGTACTGAGATGTTCAGTTTTTCTTACTGGTCTCCCAAACCTCTTCATACAGTTAGGATATTAGCTCTTTGTCATACTGTAGCCAGCTGGTCATCTGGCTTTCAGTTTTATGATTTGTTGAGCTGGTTTTGCATGACTTAAATGGGAACAAATATCAAGcaatgtcttccttggagaactaTCTCTGGTCTTGGCACTGGGTTTAGAAGGGGATATACTTGAGCCCAAGGTGGGCAAGCAGCAGGGAGACAGGCTAAGCAGGGGGCAGCCAGGCTGGGGCTGGGTCTCTCTACTCACAGGGTGTTTTCTGCCTTGTTGATGAGGAGGTACATCTCATAGAACTTGCCCTGGGGGATGGCTCCATTGGGCACCAGCAGGCTGACCCCTAGTGGGAGAGAGAGGTCAGTAGGGAGGGGCTAGAAGGAGTCCAGGACCTTAGCACAGGGGTTGAGGGGTTGGCCTCCAGCTTGgaatagagagagaaagacatcTTCTGAGATCCTGGTGATTACCAGCAAGGCATGGGGAGAGTGGTTGGGTGCCAGGAAAGGCCCCTGGCCTTTCACTGACCACAGTGGGGCTGTCCAGAGGGACCACACAGGGGAGGCATTGCAATGGGATATAGAGATAGGCCAGAGTCCTGGAGGCCAAAGGGGTGGTTCCAGCCCCAGCCTAGCTCAGGGTATGACACGGGGAAACTGTCAACTGCTGGCTATGCAACCTGAGCTGGGCAGCCCTGTCTTTTTAACAGCACCCTGTGGTTTCTTGACTACATGGCAGTATTCTTTCCCACTTACTTGATAGTGAAATTGAGGTTTAGCGAGATTGCCTCCCCTAGCGAGGCAGAGGCAGGCCTGGACCTCAGGTCTTCATTTATCATCACTTTATCCCCTTGGGCCTCACTTCTCATGTCTGTGAAATGGGACCAGGAAGTCCTATATTTGGCTGGGTGAATGTTGGACTGTCTAGAGGGGAACATGCCGAGGCCAGGCTGACGGGCAAGCAGAGCAGGAACTCACCTGTGCCAGGGATGCTGAGCCTCCCGCCCAGGCAGCCAAAGGTGCTGCTGACACTGCTCCCCGGGTCACGGGGCAGACCCAGGAGCTGCTGGGAGCCGAGGCTGGCACTGCGCAGGTGCAGGAAGTGGGTGTCCCGGGCAAAGTCACCAGGGTACGTGCCGGGCGGCAGGACTCCCAGCAGGTCGGCCCCGTCTGCCAGGCCTGGCCCAGAGCCGGTGGTGCCGGAGCTGTAGACCTTGATCTTGAGGTTGGGCAGCGGGTCCAGCAGCGGCGAGTTGGTCATGGGGATCTTGTCGGCTGAGTCCTGCAGGGCGTACTTTGGCCCACGGTAGATGCTGGCGCTGGCAGTGAGGTCAGGAGGCACGGATGGGTGCGGGAGCTGTGGGTTGTCTGCAGGGCGGGGCCACAGTCAGACTCAGCCTGCGGTGCCTCCCtggccccatcccaccctctgctaCTGTTGGGGGCCCTTCTTTCACAAAATCCCACCCAGATTCCAGCTCTGAAAGGTTCCACTGCCAACGGAGGCAGGAAGCTTAGGGACTTGCCACCTgagttatttcttctctttcctgcatCGCTCTCATCCATACTTGTCCAGTgatctttatttgaaaaaattcacgtacacctgtggtggcttcatgtcaatgtatggcaaaaccaatacagtattgtaaaaaaataaaatttaaattaaaaaaataaaataaaaaaataaaaaaactctaGAGAAACCTCAGGAGGGAGTCAGGCGCCTCTGCTCTGGTCTGGCTTGCCTGGCTGCCAAGCCCCCTGGGGACCCTGCCCGCACCCACCACCCCAGGTGTTCCCAGGTCCTCACTGGGCCTTGCAGTCTTGAAGTTGACTGGGTGGAAGCCGCCGGTGAGGGCGGCGGATGAGTCAGTGATGTCGGTGTCAAAGTCCCGGCAGTTGCGGCGGtacaccaccaccgccaccactaTGAGGACAGCCACCACCACGAAGATGGACACCACGAGGCCTGCATACAGCGCCATGTCCCCCGAGGTCTCCAGGACTGTGGGGACAGGAGGGCTGagtgaggggcagggggcagagaccCAGGCCTTGGGGGAGCCAGAGATTCCCTTGGTCCCCGGGGAGAGGCAGGGCCTGGGACAGACTGGCGCTGTCCTAGGTTTAAATCTGAGCCCTGCCAGACAGGCTGGTGACCGCAGGCAAGCCTtgaacctctctgagcatcagtctCTATAAGTTTACCGGTCTAAATGCCCCTGCCCCCATGCTCTGCTTCCTTCCCAGTGTAGTAAGGAGAGGCACAGGCACTCTTGGAGTGGACACTCCCAAGACTGAGGTCACTGCTCTCTGCTCAGGAGGTGACAGGGCCTGTGGCTCAAAATCAGGGGGCCACAGAGTGTCCCATTCAAGGTGAGAGTAAACCCAGGGCCTCACTTGCAGCCTGCAGCAACCTTCGTAGGACCCAAGGTCCTGGTTCCCAGAAATCTCTGCAAGTAGCCACTCTGAGCTCATTTCCATTCTGGGCTGagggcgggagggggaggggaagcaggaggagaatgagatGCATGGTGATGgatggagaggagggaagggaagggagagctggaagggaaggaaggggctCAGAGAGGCAACCCTAGGTTATACCCCCCACCCCAGACAGGCTGCTAGGCTGGAGGACACCCCGCTCTGGACAGTGGGCAGTGCAGGCTGCTGCATAGCTAGAACCAGCTCCACACAGCCAGGCAGAGAGGTGTTctgtccaacagaactttctaGGATGATGGCGTATCCCATGTCTACGCTGTTTCCCATGACAGCTGCCAGCCACGTGTGGTTATTAAACAACTAAAATGCGGCTGGCTTGGCTGAGGAAAAGAGTTTTTAGACATATTTATTTTCAGCTAAGATAAATAGAAATTTCAAGCCACACACGTCTAGCGGCTACTACACTGGACACCGCAGCAGAGCCAAGACGGCtgaccccaccccgccccatttCCTCTGGGAgctctgggaagcccctgtctactctcccccaacccccagggcCCTCAGAGAGGGAGGCCGGCTTTCCTGCCTGAACTGGGGGGATTTCTGAGCTTCAGCAAGGTCGGGCAGGGCCCTCAGCCCTGAGGTTTGGCTGATTCCACCACCTGCTGGACCTCTACCTCTCCTCATTCTTGGGCTCCCCGGGAGAGCTGCCAGAGAAGgtccccagggctgggctcccATCTCCCTGGGGGCTCTGCCTCATCACATCATCGCTATCATGGGGGGTGGTCACTTGCCTGGTGATTTACAATATCTAATCAGTCACCCGTCTGCCCCCGCTGTGAGCTGCATTCAGGGCCTCACTACCGATTTTATAATTCTGGAATTATTTGGAAATTGTGGCTTAATTACTGCAGGCCAATCTGCCCAAGCTGCAGAACAGCCCCTGGGGGCTGATGCAGGGCAGCGGGTGTCCCAGGGACCTAGGAGGTGTCCGTTGGCTGCTGGAGGGAACGGTGAGAGGCACTGGGAGGGGTAGGTGTGGGCCTGCACACACCTACCCCTCCCAGTGCCTCTCACCGTGCAGGCCCCACCCGGCAGAGGAAAACCGAGGGGTGGGGCTAGGAGCAGCTCTGGCCAAATATTTAGGTTCCGTTTGTAACTGGATCCTCGGGTAAGTCCCTTCTCTCTGAGACTCAGATTCCTCTCCTATAATGAGAAGGGCAAGACAGTGCCTG
This window encodes:
- the UNC5B gene encoding netrin receptor UNC5B — translated: MWARSGARGALLLALLLCWDLTLSQAGTDSGREELPDSFPSAPAETLPHFLQEPQDAYIVKNKPVELGCRAFPATQIYFKCNGEWVSQSGHITQEGLDEATGLQVREVQIEVSRQQVEELFGLEDYWCQCVAWSSAGTTKSRRAYVRIAYLRKNFDQEPLGKEVPLDHEVLLQCRPPEGVPVAEVEWLKNEDIIDPTQDTNFLLTIDHNLIIRQARLSDTANYTCVAKNIVAKRRSTTATVIVYVNGGWSSWAEWSPCSNRCGRGWQKRTRTCTNPAPLNGGAFCEGQAFQKTACTTVCPVDGGWTEWSKWSACSTECAHWRSRECMAPPPQNGGRDCSGTLLDSKNCTDGLCVQNKKTLSDPKSHLLETSGDMALYAGLVVSIFVVVAVLIVVAVVVYRRNCRDFDTDITDSSAALTGGFHPVNFKTARPNNPQLPHPSVPPDLTASASIYRGPKYALQDSADKIPMTNSPLLDPLPNLKIKVYSSGTTGSGPGLADGADLLGVLPPGTYPGDFARDTHFLHLRSASLGSQQLLGLPRDPGSSVSSTFGCLGGRLSIPGTGVSLLVPNGAIPQGKFYEMYLLINKAENTLPLSEGTQTVLSPAVTCGPTGLLLCRPVILTVPHCAEVSAGNWIFQLKTQAHQGHWEEVVTLDEETLNTPCYCQLEARSCHILLDQLGTYVFTGESYSRSAVKRLQLAIFAPALCTSLEYSLRVYCLEDTPVALKEVLELERTLGGYLVEEPKPLLFKDSYHNLRLSLHDIPHAHWRSKLLAKYQEIPFYHIWSGSQKALHCTFTLERHSLASTELTCKICVRQVEGEGQIFQLHTTLAETPAGSLDALCSAPSSVVTTQLGPYAFKIPLSIRQKICNSLDAPNSRGNDWRLLAQKLSMDRYLNYFATKASPTGVILDLWEALQQDDGDLNSLASALEEMGKSEMLVAMATDGEC